Proteins encoded in a region of the candidate division WOR-3 bacterium genome:
- a CDS encoding OmpH family outer membrane protein: MVYLLMLLNFLFFKEIKIAYVDMDKILKEYQEAREVLSQLEKDIDQWKKEADSLKNLLDKLKEELEIKKLMLTEEGFKIEMEKINNISERYNNFLYEIWGRGGRLERRQDELLTPVVKKISEVIQKIAENEGLTIVFDASATKVLYAEPGLDITDLVLSELNKEYTKKEGKITKEVLVGVLSIYESEARAKEEKLGDYFYNRLIVFLKRNPNIKLVETEDIENALMRHNLKKNDKIERNMAFLIGQELSLDYIVYGNVSQTGKKIICETKIIDIKNNTDISVGKAEGGNKEETAAKLNDFIGRAFYRLIK, translated from the coding sequence ATGGTTTATCTTTTAATGCTGTTAAATTTTCTCTTTTTCAAAGAGATTAAAATTGCTTATGTAGATATGGATAAAATTTTGAAGGAATACCAAGAAGCCCGAGAGGTTTTGAGCCAACTTGAGAAGGATATTGACCAATGGAAAAAGGAGGCGGATTCATTAAAAAATCTTCTTGACAAACTGAAAGAGGAATTGGAGATAAAAAAATTGATGCTTACCGAAGAAGGTTTTAAAATTGAAATGGAAAAAATAAATAATATTAGTGAGAGGTATAATAATTTTCTTTATGAAATATGGGGAAGAGGAGGTCGATTAGAGAGACGACAGGATGAGTTGCTCACACCAGTGGTAAAGAAGATTAGCGAAGTAATCCAAAAAATTGCTGAAAACGAAGGTTTGACAATTGTTTTTGATGCTAGTGCGACAAAAGTATTATATGCCGAACCAGGTTTAGATATCACCGATTTAGTATTAAGTGAATTAAATAAAGAATATACTAAGAAAGAAGGAAAGATAACAAAAGAAGTTTTAGTAGGGGTTCTCTCAATTTACGAAAGTGAGGCACGGGCTAAAGAAGAAAAGTTAGGAGATTATTTTTACAACAGATTAATCGTTTTTTTAAAAAGAAATCCTAATATCAAATTAGTTGAAACAGAAGATATAGAAAATGCTTTGATGCGACATAATCTCAAAAAAAATGATAAAATTGAAAGGAATATGGCTTTTCTTATTGGTCAAGAACTTTCTTTGGATTACATTGTTTATGGTAATGTTAGTCAAACCGGTAAAAAAATTATTTGTGAGACAAAAATTATTGATATAAAAAATAATACTGATATTTCTGTTGGCAAGGCGGAAGGAGGCAATAAAGAAGAAACGGCGGCAAAATTAAATGATTTTATCGGTCGGGCATTTTATCGATTGATAAAATAA
- the lpxD gene encoding UDP-3-O-(3-hydroxymyristoyl)glucosamine N-acyltransferase, translating into MSNFFISNKAKIADSVLIYPFTYIGENVFIDENTIIYPFVCILRNTKIGKNCRIFPGALIGFDGFGYEKKGGEYFFIPHNGWVIIEDNVDIGPNVTIALAKEGETRIGKGTKIDALVHIGHNVKIGKNCIIIAQVGIGGSAKIGDNCILAGQVGIRDHCEIGDNSIIYAKSAVFKSVPKNSKYSGIPARPHFLNLKYWAKLLRDVPKND; encoded by the coding sequence ATGTCAAATTTTTTTATTTCGAATAAAGCGAAGATTGCCGATAGTGTTTTGATTTATCCTTTTACTTATATTGGCGAAAATGTTTTTATTGATGAAAATACAATAATCTATCCCTTTGTTTGTATTTTAAGGAATACCAAAATTGGCAAGAACTGTCGGATTTTTCCTGGTGCCTTAATTGGTTTTGATGGTTTTGGCTATGAAAAGAAAGGAGGAGAGTATTTTTTTATTCCCCATAACGGCTGGGTAATTATTGAGGATAATGTAGATATTGGTCCGAATGTGACAATTGCTTTAGCTAAGGAAGGAGAGACAAGAATTGGGAAAGGAACAAAGATTGATGCCTTGGTTCATATTGGTCATAATGTAAAAATTGGTAAGAATTGTATTATTATTGCTCAGGTGGGGATTGGTGGTAGTGCCAAAATTGGTGATAATTGTATTTTAGCAGGTCAGGTGGGAATAAGGGACCATTGTGAGATTGGTGATAACTCAATTATCTATGCGAAATCAGCAGTTTTTAAATCGGTTCCGAAGAATAGTAAATATTCAGGTATTCCTGCTCGTCCTCATTTTTTAAATTTAAAATATTGGGCAAAACTTTTAAGAGATGTTCCAAAGAACGATTAA
- a CDS encoding UDP-3-O-acyl-N-acetylglucosamine deacetylase: protein MFQRTIKREITFQSYGVYSQKEVFIRCYPAEANTGIIINNQKLSIDKITCENHTTVFNNNGNKIFLIEHFFAVLFLLGIDNLIIEISGNEFPFFDGSGKEYYLKLKDLVVDFVSYKKEIIEIKRNLIIFDDNNFILLLPNKKFSCLVITNFPDYFSWQSCKLDNNFLDIIFSQTPIPKKILKEEDIRFFKNLGYFSNQNWLLGKGKFVYHKMLDLLGNLKILNKEIKAKIIAFRPSHKLNLQLVKKLEELSKGGKNGY from the coding sequence ATGTTCCAAAGAACGATTAAAAGGGAGATAACTTTTCAAAGTTATGGTGTGTATTCTCAAAAAGAAGTTTTTATAAGATGTTATCCAGCAGAAGCAAATACCGGAATAATAATTAATAACCAAAAACTATCAATTGATAAAATAACCTGTGAAAATCACACAACCGTTTTTAATAATAATGGTAATAAAATTTTTCTTATTGAACATTTTTTCGCAGTTCTTTTCTTATTAGGGATAGATAATTTAATAATTGAAATTTCTGGTAACGAATTTCCCTTTTTTGATGGTAGTGGAAAAGAGTATTATTTAAAACTAAAAGATTTAGTAGTTGATTTTGTTTCTTATAAGAAAGAGATAATAGAAATCAAAAGAAACTTAATTATCTTTGATGATAATAATTTTATTTTACTCTTGCCAAATAAGAAATTTTCTTGTTTAGTAATTACCAATTTTCCTGATTATTTCTCTTGGCAGAGTTGTAAATTAGATAACAATTTTTTGGATATTATTTTCTCCCAAACACCAATTCCTAAAAAAATCTTAAAAGAAGAAGATATTAGATTTTTTAAAAATTTAGGTTATTTCTCTAATCAAAATTGGCTTTTGGGCAAAGGCAAATTTGTCTATCATAAAATGCTTGATTTATTGGGAAATTTAAAGATTTTGAATAAGGAGATAAAGGCTAAAATTATTGCCTTTCGACCATCTCATAAATTAAATTTGCAATTAGTTAAGAAATTAGAAGAGTTATCTAAAGGAGGAAAAAATGGATATTGA
- the fabZ gene encoding 3-hydroxyacyl-ACP dehydratase FabZ gives MDIEKIKEILPHRYPFLFLDKILNLEENKIVALKQVTYNEWFFIGHFPDFPIMPGVLMVEAMAQASGVLICKNLRMEEKDFVPLFLGIEKARFRKVVKPGDTLIIEAELKNKMGNIFKITGKIKVNEQIVCEGELILGFEKKEKIL, from the coding sequence ATGGATATTGAAAAGATTAAAGAAATCTTACCCCATCGTTATCCCTTTTTATTTCTTGATAAGATATTAAATTTAGAAGAAAATAAAATAGTTGCCTTAAAACAGGTTACTTATAATGAATGGTTTTTTATCGGTCATTTTCCTGATTTTCCGATAATGCCTGGTGTTTTAATGGTGGAAGCAATGGCTCAAGCAAGCGGCGTTTTAATATGTAAGAATTTAAGAATGGAAGAAAAAGATTTTGTCCCTTTATTTTTAGGTATTGAAAAGGCAAGATTTCGTAAAGTGGTGAAACCAGGTGATACCTTAATAATTGAAGCAGAATTAAAAAATAAAATGGGAAATATTTTTAAAATCACTGGTAAAATTAAAGTTAATGAACAAATCGTTTGTGAAGGAGAACTGATTTTAGGATTCGAAAAGAAAGAGAAGATATTATAA
- the lpxA gene encoding acyl-ACP--UDP-N-acetylglucosamine O-acyltransferase codes for MAKISSWAKVSKKAIIEEEVIIHPFAVIEDNVKIGKGTEIFSHVIILKGTEIGENNKIYPGCVLGVLPFDLKYQGEESYLKIGNNNIIHEGTTISKATGKGEATIIGNNNFIMAYIHIAHNCRIGNNNIITNHTQIGGHCEIFDYVNIGGNCGIHQYVRIGSYSFVGAFSYLKKDLLPFMIGEGNPFKVYGINTVGLLRANFDKEKIAILKKLYRIIYHSKLNLSQAINYIRNNLPKIPEIELIIDFIKKTKRGISLKTY; via the coding sequence TTGGCAAAAATCTCTTCTTGGGCAAAGGTTTCAAAAAAGGCAATAATTGAAGAAGAAGTAATTATTCACCCTTTTGCAGTTATTGAAGATAATGTAAAAATTGGTAAAGGAACGGAAATTTTTTCTCATGTAATAATTTTAAAAGGGACAGAAATTGGTGAAAATAATAAAATTTATCCTGGTTGTGTTTTAGGAGTTTTGCCTTTTGATTTGAAATATCAAGGAGAAGAGTCTTATTTAAAGATTGGTAATAATAACATTATCCATGAAGGAACAACGATATCTAAGGCAACGGGTAAAGGAGAAGCAACAATTATAGGTAATAACAATTTTATAATGGCATATATCCATATTGCCCATAATTGTAGGATTGGTAACAATAATATTATTACCAATCATACCCAAATAGGTGGTCATTGTGAGATTTTTGATTATGTAAATATTGGTGGTAATTGTGGAATTCATCAATATGTAAGAATTGGTAGTTATAGTTTTGTTGGTGCCTTTTCTTATTTAAAAAAGGACTTATTACCTTTTATGATTGGTGAAGGGAATCCCTTTAAGGTTTATGGAATAAATACCGTTGGACTTTTAAGGGCAAATTTTGATAAAGAGAAAATAGCAATTTTAAAAAAATTATATCGGATTATCTACCATTCTAAACTTAATTTATCGCAAGCAATTAATTATATAAGAAATAATTTACCAAAAATTCCTGAGATAGAATTAATTATTGATTTTATTAAAAAGACAAAAAGGGGAATCTCTTTAAAAACCTATTAA